The following coding sequences lie in one Anas platyrhynchos isolate ZD024472 breed Pekin duck chromosome 15, IASCAAS_PekinDuck_T2T, whole genome shotgun sequence genomic window:
- the PLD6 gene encoding mitochondrial cardiolipin hydrolase gives MWAAGTRRPGLVLAALAALGLALEVLVARRRRPVREVLFFPSKPSCTEALLAEAESPDNTPVPCPCPLPRGDCAFSRLLRHLLSARRSLELCLFAFSSPQLGRAVRLLHRRGVRVRVVTDAQYMALKGSQIGLLRHAGIQVRHDQESGFMHHKFAIVDRKMVITGSLNWTTEAIQNNRENILIMEDAEYVQPFLEEFERIWEFYDPLKYMFFSKENK, from the exons ATGTGGGCGGCGGGGACACGGCGGCCAGGCCTGGTGCTGGCGGCCCTGGCGGCACTGGGCCTGGccctggaggtgctggtggCCCGGAGGCGGCGGCCGGTGCGCGAGGTGCTCTTCTTCCCCTCCAAACCCAGCTGCACCGAGGCGCTGCTGGCTGAGGCGGAGAGCCCCGACAACACGCCGgtcccctgtccctgcccgcTGCCTCGCGGCGACTGCGCCTTCAGCCGCCTGCTGCGGCACCTCCTGTCCGCCCGCCGCTCCCTCGAGCTCTGCCTTTTCGCCTTCTCCAGCCCTCAGCTCGGCCGGGCCGTCCGCCTCCTGCACCGCCGCGGCGTGAGGGTGCGCGTGGTGACGGACGCGCAGTACATGGCGCTGAAGGGCTCACAGATCGGCCTCCTCCGGCACGCCG ggatccaggtgcgGCACGACCAGGAGAGCGGCTTCATGCACCACAAGTTCGCCATCGTGGACAGGAAGATGGTCATCACGGGCTCCCTCAACTGGACCACGGAGGCGATCCAGAACAACCGGGAGAACATCCTGATCATGGAGGACGCCGAGTACGTGCAGCCTTTCCTGGAGGAGTTCGAAAGGATTTGGGAATTCTACGATCCCCTCAAGtacatgtttttttccaaagaaaataaatga
- the FLCN gene encoding folliculin: MNAIVALCHFCELHGPRTLFCTEVLHSPLPQGASSGDIAGQNEQAEEEEGGIQMSSRIRSHSPAEGASADSSSPGPKKSDMCEGCRSLAGGHPGFVSHDKETSIKYVSHQHPNHPQLFSIVRQACVRSLSCEVCPGREGPIFFGDEQHGFVFSHTFFIKDSLARGFQRWYSIITIMMDRIYLINSWPFLLGKIRGIIDELQGKALKVFEAEQYGCPQRAQRMNTAFTPFLHQRNGNAARSLTSLTNDENLWACLHTSFAWLLKACGSRLTEKLLEGAPTEDTLVQMEKLADLKEESEGWDGSEEEEKPSSQPDAVEGQEISKCSPETSLMPDCSSWNVAHRRLSVFRSLRHMRQVLGASAFRMLAWHVLMGNQVIWKARDMDLVQSAFDVLRTMLPVGCVRIIPYSDQYEEAYRCNFLGLSPHVQIPSHILSSEFAVLVEVRSATRSSLYPTLFDDEQSLNKYEFVVTSGSPVAADRVGPTILNKIEAALTNQNLSVDVVDQCLVCLKEEWMNKVKVLFKFTKVDSRPKEDTQKLLSILGAAEEDNVKLLKFWMTGLSKTYKSHLMSTVRSPTSSESRN; the protein is encoded by the exons ATGAATGCTATCGTCGCCCTCTGCCACTTCTGCGAGCTCCACGGGCCCCGCACCCTCTTCTGCACCGAGGTCCTGCACTCGCCGCTTCCCCAAGGCGCCAGCAGCGGGGACATCGCTGGGCAGAATGAGCAggcggaagaggaggagggcGGCATCCAGATGAGCAGCAGGATCCGCTCGCACAGCCCGGCTGAAGGTGCCAGTGCTGACTCCAGCAGCCCAGGGCCGAAGAAGTCAGACATGTGTGAG GGTTGCCGCTCTCTTGCGGGAGGACATCCTGGGTTCGTCAGCCACGACAAGGAAACTTCGATCAAGTACGTCAGTCACCAGCACCCAAATCACCCCCAGCTCTTCAGCATTGTGCGCCAGGCCTGTGTCCGCAGTCTGAGCTGTGAG GTCTGCCCAGGACGTGAAGGCCCTATATTTTTTGGAGACGAACAGCATGGTTTTGTGTTCAGCCACACCTTCTTTATCAAAGACAGCCTGGCTCGAGGCTTCCAGCGCTGGTACAGCATCATCACTATCATGATGGACCGGATTTACCTCATCAACTCATGGCCTTTCTTGTTGGGAAAAATCAGAGGCATCATCGATGAGCTTCAGGGCAAAGCACTTAAG GTGTTTGAAGCGGAGCAGTATGGGTGCCCTCAGCGTGCCCAGAGGATGAACACAGCCTTCACTCCCTTCCTGCACCAGCGGAACGGCAACGCAGCCCGCTCCTTAACATCACTGACCAACGATGAAAACCTCTGGGCATGTTTGCATACTTCCTTTGCTTG GCTTTTGAAAGCTTGTGGCAGCCGACTTACAGAGAAGCTTCTGGAGGGAGCACCAACAGAAGACACCCTCGTTCAGATGGAAAAACTTGCAG ACCTCAAAGAAGAGTCAGAAGGTTGGGATGGttctgaggaagaagagaagccTTCTTCCCAGCCAGATGCTGTAGAAGGACAGGAGATATCTAAATGCTCTCCTGAAACCTCTCTGATGCCAGATTGCAGCAGCTGGAATGTAGCTCACAGAAGGTTGTCTGTGTTCCGCTCTCTCAGGCACATGAGGCAG GTTCTTGGGGCATCAGCATTCCGCATGCTGGCTTGGCATGTTCTGATGGGGAACCAGGTCATCTGGAAAGCTCGAGACATGGATCTTGTCCAGTCTGCTTTTGACGTGCTAAGG ACTATGCTGCCTGTTGGTTGTGTGCGGATCATCCCCTACAGTGACCAGTATGAAGAGGCATATCGATGTAACTTCTTAGGGCTTAGTCCACATGTCCAAATCCCATCCCACATATTATCATCTG AGTTTGCAGTCCTTGTGGAAGTTCGCTCTGCTACCCGGTCCAGTCTCTACCCAACTCTGTTTGATGATGAGCAGTCCCTCAACAAGTACGAGTTTGTTGTCACCAGCGGTAGCCCTGTCGCAGCAGATCGAG TTGGCCCTACAATCTTGAACAAGATTGAAGCTGCTCTGACCAACCAGAACCTTTCTGTAGATGTTGTGGATCAGTGCCTTGTTTGCCTGAAGGAGGAGTGGATGAA TAAAGTGAAGGTCCTCTTTAAATTCACTAAAGTGGACAGCAGACCCAAGGAAGACACACAAAAACTGTTGAGCATTCTGGGAGCTGCAGAGGAGGACAATGTCAAGCTTCTGAAGTTCTGGATGACTGGCCTGAGCAAGACTTACAAGTCTCACCTGATGTCAACAGTTCGCAGCCCAACGTCCTCAGAGTCCCGGAACTAA